In the genome of Planococcus donghaensis, the window TTTAGGGATGGGTGTACTGCAAATAAATGCCGGACTTAGCCATGTGTTTTCTTTGCCTAATACGGGTAGGATGCAAATTGGGATCATCGGGCTAATGTTTGTGTTATTTACCTTATCTGCCATTACTGGTGTTAACAAAGGGATTAAAATCTTAAGTAACCTCAATATGGTGTTAGTTGTTGGGTTTATGTTGTTCTTTTTGTTTAATGGTCCTACTGTTTTCATCCTTGAAACTTTTGTTCTTGGAATCGGTGATTACTTAACGAACTTTGTTGGAATGAGCTTTCAAATGTCTCCATATTCAGGAGAAACATGGGTAAAAGAATGGACAGTATTTTATTGGGCATGGGTAATTACATGGTCTCCATTTGTTGGGTCGTTTGTTGCACGCATATCAAGAGGAAGAACCATTCGTCAATTTGTGTCAGGTGTCATGATTGTTCCTCCTTTAATCGCTTTTGTGTGGATGTCCATTTTTGGCGGGACAGGGATTTACATGGACTTGTTCCAAAATACGGCGCTTTCTACCGCTGTGTCTGAAAACGTTGCTACTGCTATTTTCGTTTTCTTAGAACAGTTCCCACTTTACGGTTTGCTATCTGCATTAATGTTAGCACTCATCATGATTTTCTTAGTTACATCTGCCGATTCTACGGTTTATGTACTGGGAATTATGACTTCTGATGGCAATGAAAATCCATCGAACGTAGTAAAAGGCATATGGGCAGTATTGATTGCAGTCATTACAGGAGTATTAATTGTTAGTAGTGGATTGCAAGGGCTTCAATCAGTAGCATTAATAGCGGCCTTGCCATTTACGGTTATTATGTTGCTAATTAGTGTGTCATTAATGAAATCATTATCTCAAGAAAAATTTGAAGTCCAAAATGAAGAACAAGCAGTAGAATTACAACCGGCTCAAACTTCATTAAAGACATCTACAAAAGAAGGAGAGCGATTGAAAAATCCTAAAGAAAGCTCCGTCGAAATTTGACGGAGCTTTTTTTTGTACTCAACTTACATGGAGAGGAAGAGTAGGTATATATAGTTAGGTAAATAGATTCATATACCATGTTTAGGTTTAATCCATAAGAAAATTTCCCAATTACGAAAACCGGCAACTTCTGCTAACTTTAAATGTGTGGCAGCGTCCTTGAGTTGGACAAATGTGAAAGCACGGGACGCCGTGGCTAGAGCAAGTTGCCATAAAACATATTGGAAAAGGGGATTGAACGATGAAGAAATCGGCAAAATTCATTACAACAGCAATGTTGACAGCTACTATGCTAATACCGGCAATGGGCGTCAGCGCAAACGGGGATTCCGTTGAAAAAGCGAATGGCAATGAGAAGTTTCGTGTATTGGTAGACTCAGCAAATCAAAAAGAATTAAAAAATGCTAAAAACCAATACGGTGTTCATTGGGATTTTGAAGACGAAGGATTCACCACCAATATGAACGAAAAGCAATTTGAAGCGCTCCAAAAAAACAAAAACATAACAGTCGAAAAAGTTCCGGAATATAGCATAGATAAAACTTCAGCTGAGCCACTAGCTCAATACTCGACGATGGCTGCTTCTCAATCAACGCCATGGGGGATCAAGGCCATCTACAACAATTCAAATCTTACACAAACTTCTGGTGGATCCGGCATTAACGTTGCGGTCCTCGATACAGGAGCCAATGTAAATCATGCGGATTTAGCAAACAATGTAGAACAATGTAAAGACTTTACACTAACTAGCAGCATTGAAAATGGCACGTGTACAGATCGTCATGGTCACGGAACGCACGTTGCCGGTTCGGCATTAGCAAATGGTGACGGAGGCTTGTACGGAGTAGCTCCACAAGCGGACCTTTGGGCTTACAAAGTATTAGGGGACGATGGGTCAGGTTCTTCTGATGATATTGCAACAGCAATCCGCCACGTTGCAGATCAAGCGAGCGCATTAAATACAAAAGTCGTTCTCAATATGTCATTGGGTTCTCCTACAGAAAGTAGCTTAATCACAAGCGCTGTGGACTACGCTTATAACAAAGGTGTATTAGTAATCGCGGCAGCAGGTAACACAGGTCCTTTCCAAGGCACTATCGGCTTCCCAGGTGCTTTGAAAAATGCAGTTGCAGTGGCAGCACTTGAAAATGTGATTCAAAACGGTACACACCGTGTAGCTGACTTTTCTTCCCGTGGCTATAGTTTTTACGATGGTGATTATTCTATTGGTAAATACGATGTTGAAATTTCAGCACCAGGTGCAGCAGTTTATTCTTCGTGGTATACAGGTGGCTATGCAACACTTAGCGGAACATCAATGGCTTCACCACATGCAGCCGGGCTTGCTGCTAAAGTTTGGGCAACAAATCCAAGTGCAACAAATGTACAAGTCAGAACAGATTTGCAAAATCGTGCAAAATCATATGATATTCTTTCAGGATATGGTGCAGGGTATGGCGATGATTATGCATCAGGTTTCGGTTTCGCACGCGTTCAATAACAACAGACATTACAGCTAGTACAAGCGGCAACCCTGTCAGAAATGTCAGGGTTGTTTTTTTATGATATATTTTATTTATTCTGTTAAAAAGGGTGAAATTATGAATGTCGGTTCAATCATCAAGTATTATCGGACAAAAAACGGTCTGACGCAGTCACAATTGGCGGAAGGCATTTGTTCAATTTCACATTTAAGCAAAACCGAATCGAATGCTTACAGTCCTCACGAATCAACCATTAAAGCTTTATTGTTAAAGATGGGGGTTCAATTAAACAAAGAGATGGAAAAGCATAAACAACTTGAGCGGACGATTGGGAAGTTCATCGACTGTTCTCTTCATTACGATTTAGAAACGATGAGAAAAATTTACAAGCAATTAGAACGAGAAAATGATTATATCCAATCAACCGATTTGGTCAATCAATACGAACTTTATAAATTCCGATTTT includes:
- a CDS encoding BCCT family transporter encodes the protein MTKKNLERASFNNPIFKISATIVTLFALWGMLSPQSMTKNAAAVANYIGNSFGWFYMSSVAFFVAFCLFLAFSKYGKIKLGQENEKPEFSFFAWISMLFAAGFGAGIVFWGVAEPMTHFANPPTGNIEPQSAEAARVAMNYSFFNWGLHQWAIFTLVGLALAYFQFRKKSKLLISETLDGVSKKKMNKTLKRSINILAVVATVTGVATSLGMGVLQINAGLSHVFSLPNTGRMQIGIIGLMFVLFTLSAITGVNKGIKILSNLNMVLVVGFMLFFLFNGPTVFILETFVLGIGDYLTNFVGMSFQMSPYSGETWVKEWTVFYWAWVITWSPFVGSFVARISRGRTIRQFVSGVMIVPPLIAFVWMSIFGGTGIYMDLFQNTALSTAVSENVATAIFVFLEQFPLYGLLSALMLALIMIFLVTSADSTVYVLGIMTSDGNENPSNVVKGIWAVLIAVITGVLIVSSGLQGLQSVALIAALPFTVIMLLISVSLMKSLSQEKFEVQNEEQAVELQPAQTSLKTSTKEGERLKNPKESSVEI
- a CDS encoding S8 family peptidase; protein product: MKKSAKFITTAMLTATMLIPAMGVSANGDSVEKANGNEKFRVLVDSANQKELKNAKNQYGVHWDFEDEGFTTNMNEKQFEALQKNKNITVEKVPEYSIDKTSAEPLAQYSTMAASQSTPWGIKAIYNNSNLTQTSGGSGINVAVLDTGANVNHADLANNVEQCKDFTLTSSIENGTCTDRHGHGTHVAGSALANGDGGLYGVAPQADLWAYKVLGDDGSGSSDDIATAIRHVADQASALNTKVVLNMSLGSPTESSLITSAVDYAYNKGVLVIAAAGNTGPFQGTIGFPGALKNAVAVAALENVIQNGTHRVADFSSRGYSFYDGDYSIGKYDVEISAPGAAVYSSWYTGGYATLSGTSMASPHAAGLAAKVWATNPSATNVQVRTDLQNRAKSYDILSGYGAGYGDDYASGFGFARVQ